From one Rosa rugosa chromosome 4, drRosRugo1.1, whole genome shotgun sequence genomic stretch:
- the LOC133746415 gene encoding AT-hook motif nuclear-localized protein 25-like has protein sequence MAGYNGRSEYMQLFRPELHLQRPPSPSISVPPQQQQPQPSSDSQQQEDSPEGDQEHKIESDTAATSSGGGGGGSGSGGGSGRRPRGRPAGSKNKPKPPIIVTRDSPNALRSHVLEVSAGTDVVESVSHYARRRGRGVCVLSGTGTVANVTLRQPAAPVGSVVTLHGRFEILSLSGTVLPPPAPPGAGGLSIFLAGGQGQVVGGSVVGPLLASGPVVLMAASFANAVFERLPLEEEEAAGGGGLQVQQPTASQSSGVTGGGGGGQHQQLGEGSSGGLFNLGGNMGAGSYPAFSGTDLYGWGSGGATHPRPPF, from the coding sequence ATGGCGGGGTACAATGGCAGATCAGAATATATGCAACTCTTCCGTCCCGAACTGCACCTCCAGAGACCACCGTCACCGTCCATCTCTGTTCCGCCGCAGCAACAACAACCTCAACCTTCTTCCGATTCTCAACAGCAAGAAGACTCGCCCGAAGGAGACCAAGAACACAAGATCGAGTCCGACACCGCCGCTACAAGTTCcggaggcggcggcggcggtagCGGTAGCGGTGGGGGTTCAGGACGTCGTCCGCGGGGGCGTCCGGCGGGGTCAAAGAACAAGCCGAAGCCGCCGATCATCGTGACGCGCGACAGCCCCAACGCGCTCCGCTCGCACGTGCTGGAGGTCTCTGCCGGGACAGACGTGGTGGAGAGCGTGTCCCACTACGCGAGGCGGAGGGGGAGGGGAGTGTGCGTGCTCAGCGGCACCGGCACCGTCGCTAACGTCACCCTGCGTCAGCCGGCGGCGCCCGTGGGGAGCGTGGTCACTCTCCACGGGAGGTTCGAGATACTTTCGCTCTCGGGGACGGTGCTTCCGCCTCCGGCCCCGCCGGGCGCCGGGGGACTGTCGATTTTCCTGGCGGGCGGGCAGGGTCAGGTGGTTGGGGGCAGCGTGGTGGGCCCACTGCTGGCTTCGGGGCCGGTTGTTTTGATGGCTGCGTCGTTTGCGAATGCGGTGTTTGAGAGGCTGCCATTGGAGGAGGAAGAGGCAGCGGGCGGTGGTGGGTTACAAGTCCAGCAACCGACGGCTTCACAATCTTCAGGAGTGacaggtggtggtggtggaggacaACATCAGCAGCTTGGTGAGGGAAGCAGCGGCGGTCTCTTTAATCTGGGAGGGAACATGGGGGCGGGGAGCTATCCGGCGTTTTCGGGAACTGATTTGTACGGGTGGGGTAGCGGTGGAGCTACTCATCCGCGGCCTCCGTTTTAG
- the LOC133707466 gene encoding uncharacterized protein LOC133707466, which produces MLATACSADSLDESFRMPESTAIENLDQFCCTIVTIYGSHYLRAPTTDDLDRLLKRAEKRGFPGMLGSLDCMHWQWKNCPTGWQGSFSGKTRKPTIVLEAVADFDIWIWHAFFGIPGPQNDITILGRSPLFDELTAGNSPQLSYEINNHRHNTGYYLADGIYPKWATLVQSIRRPQTEEEVYFSKKQESYRKDVENCVWNTPSTTCNC; this is translated from the coding sequence ATGCTTGCCACTGCATGCTCTGCGGATTCACTTGATGAATCTTTTAGGATGCCTGAGTCAACAGCCATCGAGAACCTCGATCAATTCTGTTGTACTATTGTCACAATCTATGGGAGTCACTACCTCCGTGCACCAACAACAGATGATCTGGATAGACTTCTCAAGAGAGCTGAAAAGCGAGGGTTTCCTGGGATGCTAGGATCATTGGACTGTATGCACTGGCAGTGGAAGAATTGTCCAACAGGATGGCAAGGAAGCTTTAGTGGAAAAACAAGAAAGCCCACAATTGTTCTTGAAGCTGTGGCAGATTTTGACATATGGATCTGGCATGCTTTCTTTGGAATACCAGGGCCCCAAAATGACATCACTATTCTTGGGCGTTCACCACTATTCGATGAACTTACAGCAGGTAATTCACCACAACTATCTTATGAGATTAACAATCACCGACACAATACTGGCTACTACCTTGCTGATGGCATCTATCCGAAATGGGCTACACTTGTCCAATCTATAAGGCGTCCTCAAACTGAAGAGGAAGTGTATTTTTCTAAAAAACAAGAGTCATATCGCAAAGATGTTGAAAATTGCGTTTGGAATACTCCAAGCACGACTTGCAATTGTTAG